A single window of Eleginops maclovinus isolate JMC-PN-2008 ecotype Puerto Natales chromosome 19, JC_Emac_rtc_rv5, whole genome shotgun sequence DNA harbors:
- the LOC134881389 gene encoding putative E3 ubiquitin-protein ligase UBR7, translated as MAANKEEPGIVDSIASEGELEEALAVLAGSDPENCSYSRGYVKRQAVFVCSTCTHNAAEPAGVCLACANKCHDGHDIFELYTKRNFRCDCGNSKFGEFKCQLIPDKDEQNIRNQYNHNFSGCYCTCDRPYPDSDDQSIDEMIQCVICEDWLHSRHLGCNAVDPDELQEMICETCMNKFPPLWMYAAHFAVPPVISVSQPEEEVEVDVEEGAEKEETSPSRDEELSASVEQTKQEEAANRSFPCKRSHEEMTGSDAKATTKTDVCRLKELQAKGLERQRQGAVFWPYSWRSKLCTCMSCKKLYVAAEVQFLMDLSDTILAYENKGMDQPFGQHPLMALTNSMDRVQQLEVIYGFNELTTSITAFLEQCVAEGKTVTVEAVHQFFEELRARKRRRTNVEYQ; from the exons ATGGCTGCAAATAAGGAAGAACCAGGCATCGTCGATAGTATTGCCAGCGAGGGGGAGCTCGAGGAGGCTTTGGCTGTGCTGGCTGGAAGCGACCCAGAAAACTGCTCCTATTCTAGG GGCTACGTAAAGAGACAggctgtgtttgtctgcagcacCTGCACTCATAATGCTGCAGAGCCTGCTGGGGTTTGTCTGGCCTGTGCCAATAAATGCCACGATGGACATGATATATTTGAACTGTACACCAAGAG gaaTTTCCGCTGTGACTGTGGAAATAGCAAGTTTGGGGAGTTCAAGTGCCAGCTAATTCCT GACAAAGATGAGCAAAACATCAGAAATCAATACAATCACAACTTCAGCGGATGCTACTGCACGTGTGACCGACCATACCCAGACTCAGACGATCAG TCCATTGATGAGATGATTCAGTGTGTCATCTGTGAGGATTGGCTTCATAGCAGG CACCTGGGCTGCAATGCAGTGGATCCTGACGAGCTGCAAGAGATGATATGCGAGACCTGCATGAACAAGTTTCCCCCCCTGTGGATGTACGCTGCTCACTTTGCAG TACCACCTGTGATCAGCGTCAGTCAGCCTGAAGAGGAGGTAGAAGTCGATGTAGAGGAAGGAGCAGAAAAGGAAGAGACCAGTCCAAGCAGAGATGAGGAATTGTCCGCCAGTGTTGAGCAAACAAAACAGGAG GAAGCGGCAAACAGGAGTTTCCCTTGCAAACGGAGCCATGAGGAAATGACAGGCAGCGATGCAAAAGCCACGACCAAAACAGATGTGTGCAGGCTGAAGGAACTGCAGGCCAAAGGGCTGGAGAGGCAGCGACAGGGAGCAGTGTTCTGGCCCTACAGCTGGCGCTCCAAGCTCTGCACCTGCATGAGCTGCAAG AAGCTCTATGTGGCTGCCGAGGTGCAGTTCCTTATGGATCTGTCCGACACTATTCTGGCCTACGAGAACAAAGGCATGGACCAGCCGTTTGGGCAGCACCCGCTGATGGCACTGACTAACTCGATGGACCGtgtgcagcagctggaggtcATTTACG GTTTCAACGAGTTGACAACTTCGATCACTGCCTTTTTAGAACAGTGTGTTGCAGAAGGAAAG ACGGTCACGGTCGAAGCTGTTCACCAGTTC